In Meiothermus sp. QL-1, the genomic window TGTTCCCTCACGGCCTGCCCCACCAGCGGGCTGGTCTCAGCCCCTTCAGCCAGCGGTCTGAGCTGCCCGTCTCCAGCAGGTACCCAGACGTGCGAGCGGGTATTTTGCAAAAGATTGGAGAGCATTAGGGGCAGCTCGAGCAAAAGCTGCTGCCGGTTGAAAAAGCGGGGCACCACCTCCATCCCCTGCAGAAACACGTCCTGTACCTGGGCTAGCTGCTTGGCCCGGCGGTGGGCCCGGCGGAGGCTGGCGCCCACCTGGTCGGCCAGGTAGGCCGAGAGCAGAAGTATCGCCCCCATGACCAGGTGCTCCTGCAAGCTGGCCTGAAAGATGTAAATCACCCCCACCGAAAAAAGGGCCACTGCCAGGCCCACGCCCATTCCGCGCAGGCTGGCCACCGTGGCGGTGAATATCATCAACCAGGGCAGGGCATAAATTCCCGCCAACCCAAGCGCATAGGCCGCCGCTGTGGCGGCCAAGGAGAGCGCCAGGATGAGGGGATAGGGTAGGGTCATAGCGGCAGCTGTGCCACCACTTTAGCAAATTAAGCTGATGGGGCCCAGCAAACCAGACGTCAAAAATGAACTCGAGTACACGTAACGCGGGCGGTGACGGCTGCAGGCGGATTTTTCCTGTCCTTCGTTAGCATTCTCTCATGAGACTTTTCGCCCAAGCTGTTTTTCTCGCAACGCTCTTTGCCTGGGCGCTTCCCAGCGACCTTTCCAAGGACCACTGGGCGTTCCAAGCCGTGCAGGAAGTAACCGCGCGGGGCTGGCTGCAGGGGTACCCTGATGGCAGATTCCGCGGCGAAGTGGCGCTCGACCGCTACCAGTTGGCCACCATTCTGGCCCGGGTACTGGCTGACAGCCCCCTGCCGGTGCGGGAGGCCGAGGTCCGTTTCAAAGATGTGGTGCCGAACCACTGGGCCCTGCCGGGTATCCGGCGGATGGTGGGGGAGGGTCTGGTCGAGGGCTTTCCCGACCAGACCTACCGGGGCAGCACCCCCCTCACGCGCTACCAGCTTGCGACCGTGCTGGACAAACTGTGCGCCCGGTTAGGGCTCGCCGCCCCGGCGCGCGCCCTGCGCCCGGACGACCTGCCCCCAGGGCACTGGGCCGAGGCCGCGGTGCTGCGGGTAATTGCGCTAGAGATACTGCCTTTGGGCTCGGACGGCCTTTTCCGGGGCAACGAACCGGTCAACCGCTACCAGATGGCCCGGGCCCTCTGGCGGCTAAGCCAGCTTTTCCCAGCTAGAACTGCCTTGCCCAGCCAGCCCCAGCCAGCCCCGCCGGCAGCTTCAGGAGCCCTTCCTCTCCAGGCTCCGCCCAGCCAGCCTGCCCCTCCTCCCCAGACCCCTACCCTCCAGGTTGCAAGCGTGGAGAACAAAAACGTATCCGAGAGAACCCTCCTGGGCCAGATCAGCGCGGTTCCCCTGCCGGAAGGCTGGGCCGAGGCCACCCTCGAGCAAAGCCTGGTGCACCTGGGCCAGGCCCAAAGGCACGGCCGGGTCTGGGCTACCCTCAAGCATGGCGACCAGCGGGCCATAGCCCTGCTCAGGCTGGACGAGAACCCGGGCCTGGAGGCTTTTTACCCCCTGGGCGAGGCTGTGGCCGCGGCCAGCGAGGGCTGGGCCTGGGTTGAGGGAGGCCGGCAGCTTCTTTTCCTGGACGCAAGAAGTGGGAGAACACGCCTATACGGTCCCATCGGGCAAAGCGGGGCCCGCGAAGCCCTACCCCCGGTGTTCGCCGCAGGGGTACAGGAAGGGGTTCTTGGCGGGGTGGCCCTGGACGAAAGCCGCAACTACCTGGCCCTCATCAACGGACGCCCCCTGTGTCTACCGAACTGCGAGGCGGCCTCGAGCTCGAGGGTGCTGCGGCTGGTGCTCTTGGGTCTCAACCCGGATGGCCTTTTCGCTGAGTACGCCTACCTGCTGGATGACCCCAAGAACCGGGTGGTGGGGCTGGCCTGGCCCAAACCCCGCTTTCTTATGGTGCACGAGCACGATGGCAGAAGAAGCCGCATCTACAGCGTGGACCTGAACCAGGCCGACGACCTGGCCTTCACCGAGTGGGACAGTCCGGAAGCCGGCTTAGAGCAAAGACCCCTGGTCAGGCCGCTGCCCAAAAAGCTTCTGCTGGAAATAGAGCTGGAGCGGCCCAGCGGCCTAGCCCTGCTCGGCCCCGGCGAGCTGGTGGTGGCCCAGGGGGGGCTTCTGCGGCTGAGACTGCAGAGCCCCCTTTGGTAGGGAATCGCGGTGCGGGTCCGACCCGATGAACTGGTGGGGTGAGCGGCTTCAGGCCTGGCTCAGGCGGTTCGAACGGCAGGCCTATTCCCCTTCCTCATCCAGCCGGTCCATTACGCGGAAGAGCCCTTCCAGGTCCATCTTGGCGTAGATGGCCGAGGTGCTCGGGCTGGCATGCCCCAGGAGGCGCGCGGTCGCGTGAAGGTCCCTCGAGGTCCGGTAAAACCTGGTGCCCGCGGTGTGCCGGAGCATATGCAGACCGGAGTAGCGGCTGGGCAGGCCGATGGCCTGGTAGTGCTGGGTGATTCGCCACCAGAGGCCGTTCGCGGAGAGGCGCTTGCCCAGCCGACCGTTTTTGAGGCTGCGCAAAAGCAGGTGCGGTTCGCCCGCCGGGGCCAGCGCCCGCCGCAGCCTCAGCCAGGCCTCGAGGTCCGGCAGCAAGGAGCGGGGGAGGGGCACGCTGCGCTGCTTGCCGCCCTTACCCCGCACCACCAGCAGGCGCTCTTCCAGCAGCACGTCCTCCACCCTCAAACCCACCAGCTCGGCCACCCGCAGCCCGCACTCCCCGGCCAGCCGCACCGCCAGCCGGTCGCGAACACTGGCCGGGTCGTCCTTCTGCTCGAGGTAGCCCAGGAGTCTTCTGTACCAGGGCAACGGTAGAGCGGGCCGCTTCTCCTCGGGCGGGGTGGGGTCGCGGGGGGCCGGGGGACTGCTCGGCGCCACCAGCACGCCCGCCCACTCCAATGCGCGGTAGAACTGCCGCACGCCCACCAGCCGCAGGGCGATGCTCCCCGGGCTGAGCGGTTCGTGGGGCTCGAGGTGGGAGCCCTGGGTCTGGAGGCTGGCCACGTAGCGGGCCAGGGTGTCGCGGCTGGATTTCTGAATGGGCTCACGAGGGGCCGGGGACTCGGGCGGCCACCACCAGGCCAGGAAGTCCCGCAGGGCCAGGCGGTAGTTCTTCAGGGTGCGGGGGCTCAAAGCGGCCTGCTTGCGGCTGTAGTTGATGAGGTATGCCTCCAGCAGCCCAAGCAGCGCTGCCTCGTTCCGCTCCTGCAGGGCTCGGATGGCCTCCAGACGGCGGCGGGTAGGTTCCTGCCAGTGGGTTTTGAGGACTAGCTTCACTGAAGACTATTATACTAGTCCTGAGTCATAAGCCGCATCCCCCGGCTGCACAGCAGGCCGTCGGCCACGGCCTGCATCTGCAGCCGCAGGCCCTCCATGTCCCGCGCCACGCTGCTCTGGCTCGGGGCCTCGCCGCCGCCGTCGCCGAAAGCGAAGCGGCCGCTCCCCCCGGCTATGAGGCCGCGCAGGGCCTCCCGCAGCTCCCCGCTGA contains:
- a CDS encoding S-layer homology domain-containing protein, coding for MRLFAQAVFLATLFAWALPSDLSKDHWAFQAVQEVTARGWLQGYPDGRFRGEVALDRYQLATILARVLADSPLPVREAEVRFKDVVPNHWALPGIRRMVGEGLVEGFPDQTYRGSTPLTRYQLATVLDKLCARLGLAAPARALRPDDLPPGHWAEAAVLRVIALEILPLGSDGLFRGNEPVNRYQMARALWRLSQLFPARTALPSQPQPAPPAASGALPLQAPPSQPAPPPQTPTLQVASVENKNVSERTLLGQISAVPLPEGWAEATLEQSLVHLGQAQRHGRVWATLKHGDQRAIALLRLDENPGLEAFYPLGEAVAAASEGWAWVEGGRQLLFLDARSGRTRLYGPIGQSGAREALPPVFAAGVQEGVLGGVALDESRNYLALINGRPLCLPNCEAASSSRVLRLVLLGLNPDGLFAEYAYLLDDPKNRVVGLAWPKPRFLMVHEHDGRRSRIYSVDLNQADDLAFTEWDSPEAGLEQRPLVRPLPKKLLLEIELERPSGLALLGPGELVVAQGGLLRLRLQSPLW
- the xerC gene encoding tyrosine recombinase XerC, producing the protein MKLVLKTHWQEPTRRRLEAIRALQERNEAALLGLLEAYLINYSRKQAALSPRTLKNYRLALRDFLAWWWPPESPAPREPIQKSSRDTLARYVASLQTQGSHLEPHEPLSPGSIALRLVGVRQFYRALEWAGVLVAPSSPPAPRDPTPPEEKRPALPLPWYRRLLGYLEQKDDPASVRDRLAVRLAGECGLRVAELVGLRVEDVLLEERLLVVRGKGGKQRSVPLPRSLLPDLEAWLRLRRALAPAGEPHLLLRSLKNGRLGKRLSANGLWWRITQHYQAIGLPSRYSGLHMLRHTAGTRFYRTSRDLHATARLLGHASPSTSAIYAKMDLEGLFRVMDRLDEEGE